The Flavobacterium sp. IMCC34852 genome contains the following window.
TCAAAGTATTTGATATGGTTGGAAGATTGGTTGACCAAAGAACGGTTTCGGTATCAGAAATGAAGAAAGGTATCTTAGGCGACCAATACCCGAGTGGTGTTTACAACGTAATCATCACCCAAGATGAAGTGGTAAAAACACTTCGTGTGGTGAAAAGATAAATTTGAAGTACTGAATGTAGAGTACGAACTGTTTAAAAAAATCCCTGTCTCGTGAATGAGATGGGGATTTTTTATTACTAAAATGAAATGTTTGTTATTTTTTAAAGTTTTAATTTGAAAGAGCGTTAAATAAAATTACATTTGTACGCAAGTGAAAAAATGTCACAATTAATGTTTTCAAAAAAGGAAATTTTAAAACTTCAGGATATTGCAATTGAAGCTGTTTTAGCGGCAGGTTCAGTTATAATTGAAATTTACAATAAAGATTTTAAAGTAGCTTTCAAAGAAGACGAGTCTCCTTTGACTATAGCCGATCAAGAGGCTAATGTAAAAATTGAGCAAATTTTAAAGAAGACATTGATTCCTATCATAAGTGAAGAATCGCGTCAATTACCTTATGAGGCGCGGAAGGATTGGCAGTGTTGTTGGATTGTAGATCCTTTAGACGGCACTAAGGAATTCATTAAAAAAAATGATGAGTTTACAGTAAATATTGCCTTGGTGGAGGATGGTAAACCTTTGATGGGCGTTATTTTTGCACCGGCACTGAATGAGTTGTATTATGGTAATGTATTTGATTCAAAGGGTTATAAGGCCAAAGTCAACTCCGGTGATTCTCTGGAAACGGTGCGTAATAACAGCGTTCCAATTGCTCCTAAAAAAGATCAAGAAGTTTACAGAGTTGTTGGTAGTAGATCTCATATGAATGACGACACCTTACTTTTTGTTGATCAATTAAAAGAAAAGACCAACCAAAAAATTGATATTATATCCAAAGGAAGTTCATTAAAGTTATGTTTGGTAGCCGAAGGTTCGGCTGATGCTTATCCGAGATTTGCGCCAACAATGGAATGGGACATCGCTGCCGGACATGCTATATGTAATGCTGTTGGTTTAAAAGTCAGACAACAAAATTCCGATGGGGAACTACAATACAATAAAGAGAATCTTTTAAATCCTTATTTTTCAGTAACCAATGATTGATCAATCACATAAACGACATGTTGCTAAAGCAATCACTTGGCGTCTTGTAGGCACCATTGATACCATGTTATTGGCTTGGTTAATCTCTGGTAATCCTATGATAGGCCTTAAAATTGGGCTCTCGGAATTGGCTACTAAAATGTTTCTTTATTACTTGCACGAAAGAGTTTGGTTCAAAATAAACCTTTCCAAAGACGGCATATTAAGAGAAAGCAGAAAACGACATATTGCTAAAACAGTTACTTGGCG
Protein-coding sequences here:
- a CDS encoding DUF2061 domain-containing protein, yielding MIDQSHKRHVAKAITWRLVGTIDTMLLAWLISGNPMIGLKIGLSELATKMFLYYLHERVWFKINLSKDGILRESRKRHIAKTVTWRMVGTIDTMLVAWIISGNPFIGLKVGLAEISTKMILYYLHERVWYRSKFGLPKKEETITQTIPVSNEQ
- the cysQ gene encoding 3'(2'),5'-bisphosphate nucleotidase CysQ, with the protein product MSQLMFSKKEILKLQDIAIEAVLAAGSVIIEIYNKDFKVAFKEDESPLTIADQEANVKIEQILKKTLIPIISEESRQLPYEARKDWQCCWIVDPLDGTKEFIKKNDEFTVNIALVEDGKPLMGVIFAPALNELYYGNVFDSKGYKAKVNSGDSLETVRNNSVPIAPKKDQEVYRVVGSRSHMNDDTLLFVDQLKEKTNQKIDIISKGSSLKLCLVAEGSADAYPRFAPTMEWDIAAGHAICNAVGLKVRQQNSDGELQYNKENLLNPYFSVTND